A stretch of DNA from Lysinibacillus sp. B2A1:
CCTTGATACTCCCTGGCTTTGGTACACTTCCGGGTATCGAATAAAGGTTGTCCTTTTTATAACGCATATCAGGTACAGATTTAATAAGCCCTTGCGTATAAGGATGCTTAGGATTAGCAAATATCTCCTGAATCGGCGCCTCTTCAACAATTTGTCCTGCATACATAACAATGACACGCTCACATGTTTCTGCTACAACGCCCAAATCATGGGTAATCAATAATACAGCTGTATTTAAACGTTTATTCAAGTCTTTCATTAACTGCAAAATTTGTGCCTGAATCGTTACATCAAGAGCGGTAGTTGGTTCATCAGCTATCAAAACCTTTGGATCGCAGAGAAGTGCCATCGCAATCATGACACGCTGTCGCATGCCTCCTGATAATTGGTGTGGATAATCTTTTAACAATGATTCCGCACGTGGCAAACCCACAAGCTTCATAATTTCTATCGCTCTTGTAAACGCTTCCTTTTTTGACCACTTTGGTTGATGTATTAAAATTGCCTCTTTCAGCTGATCTCCAATTGTAAATAAGGGATTTAAGGAGGTCATAGGCTCTTGGAATATCATTGCTACATCTTTTCCACGAATTTTTTGCATTTGTTTATCTGATAATGCCGCTAGATTTTTACCATCCAATAGTATTTCGCCACCTGTTATTTTTCCTGGTGGTGATGGTATTAATCCCATAATGGATAGTGATGTGACACTTTTACCACTTCCCGATTCTCCAACAATCCCTAATATTTCTCCTTCATGCACAGAAAAATCGATATCATCAACGGCAGGAATTTGCCCATCATCTGTAAAAAAGGTCGTTTTTAAACCTTTTATTTCTAGCAGCTTTTTCCTCATGCACAATCGCTCCATCCTACCTATATTTTACTAAATTGCATAATTCTATTAATATAATACACTAACTATCATTAAATTCCCTATTTTCAGATAATTCTAACTAAAAAAATTATCTCTTTCAATCATTATTATTCTGTATAGAACATAAATTTTCTACAAAACTCGACCCACATACTATTTTTTTCTTATTAAACGATAATAATTTACATAAATCGCAAAAAAATAGCCCTCCATTAAAAATTAAATGGAAGACTATTTTTTAATTTTTTATTATATTTTCCGATGAATCCTATTGGGAATTTCAATTTAAATGCTGCACTTGAAATAAATTGTAATATGTTCCTTGCTTTTGCATAAGTTCTTCATGTGTACCACTTTCAATTAATTGCCCATGATCGATGACAATAATTTTATCAGCATGAGTGATTGTAGAAAGTCGGTGAGCAATAATTATTGTTGTACGTTCATGTGCAAGCAACTCTAATGATTCTTGAATAAGTGCTTCACTTTCTAAATCTAATGCAGAGGTAGCTTCATCTAGTATTAAAATAGGTGGATTTTTTAAAAATACACGAGCGATAGCGACACGCTGCTTTTGACCACCAGATAACTTCACTCCACGCTCTCCAACCTTGGTGTCATAGCCATTTGGTAAGCTCAAAATAAAGTCGTGTGCGTTTGCTGCCTTCGCTGCAGAAATTACCTCTTCATCAGTAGCATCTGGTTTGCCCATTAAAATATTCTCTTTTACAGAATCACTAAATAAAATATTATCCTGCAACACGATGCCGATTTGTGAACGTAATGAATGAAGTGTTACGTCCTTCACATCATAGCCATCAATACGCACTATACCATTTGTTGTATCATAAAAGCGTGGAATCAAGCTTATTATCGTGGATTTACCGCCACCACTCATACCTACAAATGCCACTGTCTCTCCAGGGTTAATGGTAAAATGAATATTGTTTAAAATTTTTGAGCCATCAGCCTCATATTGAAAATTCACGTTGTCAAAGTGGACCTCACCATTTACCCGTTTCAACTCTATGGCATCAGACTTATTTTTCACTTCATAAGGTTCATCTATTAATTCAAACATTCGGTCCATTGAAGCAATCGACTGCGTTAATGTAGTAGATGAACTAACTAAACGACGGAGTGGACCATAAAGTCTTTCAATATAAGCAATAAAGGCAACCATCGTTCCTATGGACAGAGGACCATTAATAACCTGATAGCCTGCATAGGCAATTACTAACAACGGGGCTACATCCGTAATAGTATTCACTACAGCAAAGGATTTCGCATTCCACTTTGTATGATCCAATGCCTTCTCTAAAAATTCACCATTTGCCTCATCAAATAATTTTTGTTCATGCTTTTCGAGTGTAAAGCTTTTAATTATGCTCATTCCAGCGACTCGTTCATGCAAATAACTTTGTACACCTGCAAGTGCCTTGGAGCGCTTTCTAGTTAAATCCCTCAGCTTACCAAAAAAGTACTTCACACTAAATGCATAGAATGGGAACGCAATCAAAGCTACAAGTGTCAGCTTAACATCCATTGTCAGCATAATCACGATGGCAATAACAATTGTGGCAAGATCTAGCCATACATTCATCAAGCCTGTCATAATAAAGTTTTTTGTTTGTTCCACATCATTAATCACTCTTGAAATAACATCGCCAGCTCTTGTATTTGCATAGTATTTTAAACTTAGTCGTTGTAAATGTGCATAGATTTGCTTTCGAATATCAAAAAGCACCTTATTACTAACATGTTGAGCAAAATATTGACGATAATACTCAATTGGTGGTCGAACGATAAAGAACACAATGATAGTGCCACCTAACCAATAAAATAACTCTTTTGTTTTCTCTGCATCCGATAGATCATTTGCAGCAATAATATCATCTAACACAATTTTTATAAGCAAGGGGATAAATAATGGAATGGCAAACTTCACTATACCAATTAATATCGTTAAAATGATTTCCCAAGTATATGGTTTTACAAAACGCATATACCGCTTTATACTACCCATTTCCAATCACATCCTTAATGGAGAACATTCTTGATAAAGACCCATTTATACGGGGCAAAAATAAATGGACATTCCAAACTGAATGCCCAAACGTATTATAGCAATATTTCGTTTTAAGTACATGTAATATGACTTTTTCGCTAACTATTTTTCCACTCTCTTGAAAGACAAAAAACACCCATTAGTAAAACTAATAGGTGCTTCTTAACAATCATCTGCTTGCATATCGAGCTGAAACTTATAGCGATTTGTCCAGGCATCGATGAAATCAGGTGCAAAGGGTCCCCTTTTTTGTTGAATCCAGCTAATTAATTTATCGACATTGCGCTTTAGAATTTTATCAATGACATCTGGATAAGACATTTCCTTACGATGTAACTCATATTCATCTTCATCTAAAAGCGAATAAGACATGTCAGGGAACACTTTAATGTCTAAATCATAGTCAATATATTTAATGGCATTATTATCGAAAACAAATGGTGAGCTTAGATTACAATAATAATACACACCGTCCTCACGCAGCATGCAGATGATGTTAAACCAGTGCTCCGCATGGAAATAACAAATAGAAGGCTCTCTCGTTAGCCAAGTACGACCATCGGATTCTGTCACAAGTGTCCGTTCATTCGCACCGATAATGATATTTTTTGTTCCTTTTAACACCATTGTTTCTTGCCAAACTCGGTGGATACGGCCATTGTGCTTATAACTATGTATTTGTATCGTTTCTCCTTCTACCGGTATTGCCATTTTTGAAGCCCACCTTTTCGTCTATGCTACCTAAATCTAGCAGTCTCTAGTATATTATAGCAATGTGTAGGCGAAAGGTGTAGTTAGAAAACCACAAATTTCCCTGTGTCCTTTTCAATTTTTACAAAAAATCGTAAATTTAAAGAGAATTTTATCATACCCATTATCCAATTAGAATTTTTAATTGTGAATCAGTGATTTCTCTTCTAATATTAAATGATTTTTGTCTGCCTTAGCGGTTCTACCCTCGATCTGAGCGAATCCTTCTACTACCCGAGCAGTTCTTTTTTCAACCCGAGCGAATCCTTCGACTGCCTGAGCGATTCTACCTTCGACCCGAGCGAATCCTTCGATTACCTGAGCGGTTCTTCCTTCATTCCGAGCGAATTCTTTGACTTCCTGAGCAGTTCTTCCTTCAACCCGAGCGAATCCTTCTACTACCCGAGCAATTCTACCTTCGACCCGAGCGAATCCTTCTACTACCCGAGCAATTCTACCTTCGACCCGAGCGAATCCTTCTACTACCTGAGCAGTTCTTCCTTCTACCCGAGCGAATTCTCTGACTTCCTGAGCAGTTCTTCCTTCAACCCGAGCGAATCCTTCGGCTACCTGAGCGGTTCTTCCTTCATTCCGAGCGAATTCTTTGACTTCCTGAGCAGTTCTTCCTTCAACCCGAGCGAATTCTCTGACTTCCTGAGCAGTTCTTCCTTCAACCCGAGCGAATCCTTCTACTACCCGAGCAATTCTACCTTCGCCCCGAGCGAATCCTTCTACTACTTGAACAGTTCCACCTTCAACCTAAGCAAATTTTTCGACTACCTAAGCTATTTCTCTTCTGGCCCAGAGCAGAGTGAACGTTTTTAATAAAATAAAGGAGCTGTCTTTTATAATCTTTTCGATTTTGACAGCTCCTTAGAGGTAAATGCAAATATGCAATTACAAAGTGTTATTCACCAAGATCTTGGTTTGTTTTAGAGAAGTTTCCTGAAGCTTGAGCTTTCTTTTGCTCTGCTTTAGCATTTTGCTTTTGCACTTCATTCACATCAGTCTCATAACCAAACTCTTGACTTTGACGTTGCATGTTTTTATTTGGTTGGAAATTTGCGTTGTTTTGCTTTTTCATTTTCATTCACCTCCACGATAATTATTGTGTACCGAGGTGAATGCTTTTATGCTTATAAATTATTTTATTTTACTTTCCCAATTCTCTCCATATTTTAAGCATTGGCACTGGCATAGGTATTTGCTCTATTTGTTCTCTAGTCAGCCAAACGCCTTTTTCAGTAGAATGACATGTCATGAAATAACTATTTAGATGCCATGTTAAATGTGAAAAAACATGTTTAAATGTAAGTAAATCCTTTTTTAATTGAACATCTAAAGAATATTCATTTATAAAAGTGTCAATAGAATCTTTCCCATG
This window harbors:
- a CDS encoding peptide ABC transporter ATP-binding protein, giving the protein MRKKLLEIKGLKTTFFTDDGQIPAVDDIDFSVHEGEILGIVGESGSGKSVTSLSIMGLIPSPPGKITGGEILLDGKNLAALSDKQMQKIRGKDVAMIFQEPMTSLNPLFTIGDQLKEAILIHQPKWSKKEAFTRAIEIMKLVGLPRAESLLKDYPHQLSGGMRQRVMIAMALLCDPKVLIADEPTTALDVTIQAQILQLMKDLNKRLNTAVLLITHDLGVVAETCERVIVMYAGQIVEEAPIQEIFANPKHPYTQGLIKSVPDMRYKKDNLYSIPGSVPKPGSIKVGCRFAARCDFAMDRCQQETPPLYEAAEQHKSRCFLLEKQEVVQHVESFIES
- a CDS encoding multidrug ABC transporter ATP-binding protein, whose product is MGSIKRYMRFVKPYTWEIILTILIGIVKFAIPLFIPLLIKIVLDDIIAANDLSDAEKTKELFYWLGGTIIVFFIVRPPIEYYRQYFAQHVSNKVLFDIRKQIYAHLQRLSLKYYANTRAGDVISRVINDVEQTKNFIMTGLMNVWLDLATIVIAIVIMLTMDVKLTLVALIAFPFYAFSVKYFFGKLRDLTRKRSKALAGVQSYLHERVAGMSIIKSFTLEKHEQKLFDEANGEFLEKALDHTKWNAKSFAVVNTITDVAPLLVIAYAGYQVINGPLSIGTMVAFIAYIERLYGPLRRLVSSSTTLTQSIASMDRMFELIDEPYEVKNKSDAIELKRVNGEVHFDNVNFQYEADGSKILNNIHFTINPGETVAFVGMSGGGKSTIISLIPRFYDTTNGIVRIDGYDVKDVTLHSLRSQIGIVLQDNILFSDSVKENILMGKPDATDEEVISAAKAANAHDFILSLPNGYDTKVGERGVKLSGGQKQRVAIARVFLKNPPILILDEATSALDLESEALIQESLELLAHERTTIIIAHRLSTITHADKIIVIDHGQLIESGTHEELMQKQGTYYNLFQVQHLN
- a CDS encoding gamma-type small acid-soluble spore protein gives rise to the protein MKKQNNANFQPNKNMQRQSQEFGYETDVNEVQKQNAKAEQKKAQASGNFSKTNQDLGE